A window from Drosophila miranda strain MSH22 chromosome Y unlocalized genomic scaffold, D.miranda_PacBio2.1 Contig_Y2_pilon, whole genome shotgun sequence encodes these proteins:
- the LOC117192217 gene encoding kin of IRRE-like protein 1: MAVIALSLTGPGPAPCHAQQQKFRTTPHDLQVLEGAEAMMRCEVTNVAGAVQWTKDCFALGFSAVIPGFPRYSVLGDRKQGVYNLRISNASINDDAEYQCQVGPARLSSAIRANAKLTVICKYAYCLLHWEKTFQTSRP, encoded by the coding sequence CTGTCATCGCCCTGTCCCTGACCGGACCCGGCCCCGCCCCCTGCCATGCCCAGCAGCAAAAGTTCCGCACCACGCCCCACGATCTGCAAGTACTGGAGGGCGCCGAGGCCATGATGCGTTGCGAGGTGACCAATGTGGCCGGAGCCGTGCAATGGACAAAGGACTGCTTTGCCCTGGGCTTCTCCGCCGTGATCCCGGGCTTTCCGCGCTACTCTGTGCTCGGCGACCGGAAGCAGGGCGTCTACAATCTCCGCATCTCGAATGCCTCCATCAACGACGACGCGGAGTACCAGTGCCAGGTGGGACCTGCGCGCCTCAGCTCCGCCATCAGAGCCAATGCCAAGCTGACTGTCATATGTAAGTACGCTTATTGCCTTCTACACTGGGAAAAAACTTTCCAAACATCGAGGCCGTGA